A window from Leptospira meyeri encodes these proteins:
- a CDS encoding MbnP family copper-binding protein, translating to MNIFKTFFIFVSVMGIISCNPNSKSDDNETLALLALAMPQTVNLNFEALANGQPLVTGSNITADIRTVQFRDFRMYISEVKLVKADGSTVDVTLSTDNVWQSNGVALVDLETTQTVDTNTKVSGTAPAGSYTGVQFTVGVPEALNHLDRTNQAAPLNNGAMYWSWTGGYKHSKIEFSYNNGTDWTSLHIGSTTCSGAPNYGNCSKKFRASIQLTGQFNSANQKISLDVDKLINGHTFGAMGMCMPGDGSAACLPLIRAFGLNESNGAADGTYSQRIFSLK from the coding sequence ATGAACATATTTAAAACTTTTTTTATTTTTGTCTCGGTAATGGGAATTATATCCTGCAATCCGAATTCAAAATCAGATGACAACGAAACATTAGCACTTTTGGCTTTGGCTATGCCACAAACTGTGAATTTGAATTTTGAAGCTCTTGCCAATGGCCAACCTTTGGTAACGGGTTCAAATATCACCGCTGATATCCGAACCGTTCAATTTCGTGACTTTCGAATGTATATTTCAGAAGTGAAACTTGTAAAAGCTGATGGATCAACAGTTGATGTCACCTTGTCTACTGATAATGTTTGGCAATCCAATGGAGTTGCCCTTGTGGATTTAGAAACAACTCAGACAGTTGATACAAATACAAAGGTCTCAGGAACTGCTCCTGCAGGCAGTTATACTGGTGTACAGTTTACTGTAGGAGTACCAGAAGCATTGAATCATTTGGATAGGACGAATCAAGCTGCACCATTAAATAATGGAGCAATGTATTGGTCTTGGACCGGTGGATACAAACATTCAAAAATTGAGTTCTCATATAACAACGGAACTGATTGGACAAGTTTACATATTGGATCAACTACTTGTAGTGGAGCACCAAACTACGGTAACTGTTCTAAAAAATTTCGAGCATCTATTCAGCTAACTGGTCAATTTAATTCTGCGAACCAAAAGATTTCTCTCGATGTAGATAAGTTAATAAACGGCCATACTTTCGGTGCAATGGGTATGTGTATGCCTGGTGATGGATCCGCAGCTTGTTTACCTTTGATTCGGGCATTTGGATTAAATGAATCGAATGGTGCTGCCGATGGGACATACTCTCAAAGGATCTTTAGTTTAAAGTAA